agctaaaagcatgggttggaggaaataaagaagaaaacattgaccgaaacgcggatcgtcaatgctatttacgtagcgtttcccatccctctccctcttatatctatgctaaaattaatggatgccatcagcagagccttgcagctctattctcactcttgcagctaccaataggatacaatagctagcattctagtgcagagctaactagtaagtagagtagcaacactcggtaaacaagtttggctgcgtgctcttctgaaaaggtctgaaaaggctacaatggcattccaagtaagcaaaactaggcataactcgagaacgaagctttattttgcaaatccacgaatgaaaacattactagaagcctatagaaactcttacttgcacttcattgatccttgagcatctgtagcagtctacacacacatgcagacacacacacacacacacaaacacactaccgtatacctcgcttgcgcatgcgcaccgaggcataatcattGATACAACAGCTACAAATcatacaatagctacaaaaactgatagaaagctagctggtagctgtactAAAGCCATAATAGCTAGCCTGgctgaaaggggggatccgCGGCACCCTgagatctccccctggatccgccaccgAGTGTTacctaattatgcctcggtgcacgtgcgcaagcgaggtatacgatagtgtatttgtgtgcgtgtgcgtgtgtgtgtgtgtgtgtgtgtgctgtttaATAAGTGTCAACTGATCACCATACTCACAAATCCTATAATATACACTTTCAATTTATGCCATCAGTGTCATGCAATAATACATCATCATGTCAGTATTACCTTTACTATAGTAATTCTACTTATAaaggtgctataattattatagtgtttaTTAGTAATGTTATATACTTGTGCTTGGCTCGGTATTGATGGAGGCCCGAGGGTTGCAGGCCCGAGCAAACACCACTACCATAGCCAATATTATCCAATGTGCGCACAAGTGAAGCTGTGTAACAAACTGATCTGTTGCATCTCCGAgtcacatcactccttttataggacaccTAGTAGACAAATGCTTGTGGTGtgttgcgcatgcatgcactggatGTCATGAAATACTTAACGCTGACCACAGTTAAATTTAaccatgtattactatataaaAGTGATGTTTTCAGGTATGCATGGGGTAGGTGGGTGGTCTTTATGTGTAACTTCAGCCTTACTGTGCATGCCAATATAAACTGGTGGAGTGTTTAATATTGTTGGCATAAATAGTCTTCTTAAATTTCTTGCTGAAATTAGCGTGGGAAGTATGCTTTGCGCACAGAGACCAGTCACTTTAGGCATAGCTAGCAGGTTCCTACCTGAAATCTGTGCTTTATATATACGGTTCAAATGCAAAGAACACTCATCCTCGTTTAGATGAGGACATCTTGGAGAGATGCAGCAAATCAGTCGATCATCAATGGAAAAACCTTGAAACAGTTGTGACTTGGTTGTGTATGACATCCAACAAGCATACAAGAGTGTACCTTCGCTTACTACAGTACACCAACACTTGCACTGCCATGCATACAGTAACCAACAGAAATTAACACTCATGTATGCAAGTTCCTCATTACCCTTTTGTTtagtatcatgaatgctgTCAAACTGATGAACCAGATTCAGTTAGCTAGGCCCTTCCCTTTAAGCTTATCATTgcacatctatataattatatacatgtaggtccaGTCTTCCTGTGAAAAAACGTGAGAAGCCGCCACATAACGAAATGcttcatgcataattacaatCACACGTGTATATGagagctataaaattataatttttatgggtTAGTCAGCATTTTCTTTTTTCGTGACGTATATATGGAAAAAGAATCCTAGCTGAAGTGCTCGCAACATACTGCATGTTGCACTATACAGTCATTAGTGTAATCGTGGTCGAGGTATACAGACAATTTGATAGTTTAATAGTATTTTCATGACAAAAAATTTAAATATTATatcagttcaagtcagcaagcaatcataattatgttttgtgtcAGGTGTGCTGGTTTATGTCTACGtcttaattttataattattatgtcacatttttggggagaataataggcacatttttcaagaatagaataatggatGAAATTTATGGGCCTAATTTGAGCCATGACAACGTGTTCAGGAGTTGCTTGTACTCGAGTCACGGTTTGGGTCTTCATACAACAATTCCAACCACAGCTGGATAGGCTGgtctgtgtataattatggtgttgaCAAGCTGGTCGTAATGATTTGATGAAACGACGTTCTCCAAGCGGTGCATTTGTAAATTGTGTGGGTGGATAGATGAAGCATGATATTATATAATCCTTTTGAGCCTTCTGGCCGTCTCTGGTGGGCGGTCTCTGGTGGCATCCTTCCGTCTGCATGCTTTCGCTTTGCTGACTTTCTCGTAAAGGGTGCATTCCCTATAAGAACCTCACTTCTGCAGCGTCCTCCAATTCTTGTCGTTTTCGGAGGTTTGCCATCGCTAGGTCTGTGACATTTGCATGCATCAGGCCAAGAAGATCTAGTGTGAGATTGCGAGCTTGTTTTTAACTTGCAAATCGAAAATGTGGTCGAAATGATTGAGGTACCGTGGAAGAGGATGTTGACAAAGAAGACTTTGTAATTCCGATTGAAGCTGTGCATGagacgtataattatgatactggaACACTGAATTGTGTGTGACTTGACAGAACCTAAATATTCACAACTTCTATTTCCTCTGACACTTTAACTTCCTGTTTGACATGTGCAATAAAATCTACTATAAAGTCTACTTAGAAAGACAAGATTTTATTGAAAGCAAACAAGTAACTAAGCAGACTGCACCAGTTGGCCCATCACAGGACAAGACAAAAGTGTTTATCTAAGGTAACTCACTTCAGTGAGACCTGTAATATGAATAGATCTAGCTCTCTTTTATGTGTTGTTTGTAccactatatacagtatatacctaACATAAGTGTCTGCATGCAGAAACCTGCTCCCAGTCCTTTAATTAATAGCTCATGTTACTAGCTTCTAATTATAGTGTTTAGAATTTGATCTAGTATATATAGGTTACTCTGCATACCGTGTATAGGGCTCAGTGAACCCCGGACCCTGGGCCTTAGGATCCAACGACTCTTAAGATTAAATTAGTGACCCCCATAAACACTGCAAGCGCATAAATTTTACAAAACACTGAGTCTTAGGTTTCAGTGACCCCCGATCCTCTGATACTGCATTGGTTTTGAATTTCAAAGAGGCTCTTTTGGTTGAAAATTTcgatattattatatagatcgCAAACGAATGACATGCAAAGAGTAAGCGCATGCAATTTCGCAATATTTATAAATGCAGTATATAGGgctgtacagtgtcattcacaagGGATTACCCAAACCGGTATATGCAGTAACACAATAGTAAATTGTCTTTATATTgtctacatgtgtacatgtgttgcgTGTAGTACAATTGCATtgtgtgctgcatgtgtgttgtgtgtaatgGCATTGTATAGCACAGTGactcagtggcggatccagaaaGGGGGTTCCAAACTAACGAATGCGCAGTGCAAGTAGTGAAAGTCgagttacgcccacttccggccGCACATTGTGCAGTAAGACTAGGAAAAAATCCCCAttctcagccaggggaagtcccgtTATAGACTTCCgtatatagagctagctagctcccacgaacagtcaactaactAGCCCAGGGGTGGATCCAGGGGTATGGAATAGGGggctcaccccccccccttcctctTAAAAACCTTCATTTATCAgctacttagctagctagctattaactcactcactgcatgcactagcctcgattccaggccgcgaagagaaaggcctttttcttcgcggcctggaatcgaggctatgcatGTACTGGATCACGATGTAGCTAGGTGACATTATCATAACCACACCCAGTTCAATACTGAGCATGACTGAGAAATAGATCCAGGCTATCACCTCAGAACTAGAATAGCTACACTGTAAGAGCACTGAAAAACAATTGACCTTTTTTAGCCGGAAAAATATTTTGTGATTTTTCCCCCCTTATctgcagttctgctgctaaacatcaactttcctctcatacttgaggccatttgggacacagtaCACAGCCTTAGCTAAGTcataggtactataggaacacaagcatgaaaaagcgctttGTGGTGTAGCCTCTAGCTACTACACGACAATCGAGTTTCTTCGCTTCCAATCAGgaggcatgtgattcagtgaTGGGGGTTAGCTCTGAGATGTTTATATGTATTGGatacaataagtttcccgggcttttgcgtcAGTTATAAAGAGATAaaggatggtcccagagccactacgtataCACTTTATTGGAAATATCACGtaaatcacttccgtttccaatccctctctactctttCTATGCTCCCATGCAGTCACTGAAATATTAGCACCCGAACCCTGGATCGTAAGATCCATGCAGTGACCCTTTGGATTTAGTGACCCCCTATATAAACACTGCATTTTAGAATTGTTATTATGAGCTTTACAACACTATTAAAAACTAAGTGTAATATCGCCCGGGTCTGACCTTAAATATCAAATTGTAACACTAGTTCATACTGCTATATATGGACGATATCTTTGTACAAAAAAACTACAAagcactatacggtacatgtttaacataattattatggcctcaattttttttttttttaagaatactgataaatatactttTTTTTTTGACAGTTAGAAAATAAACATGTACGTATTTAGAGTTCTAAAGATTTGTGAGACTTTGGGTATAGTCTATTCGCACTCGAACCGTGTCTCCGCTTGGATTAGGTCCATTGGAGACTGGCGAATGTCTCTTCTGCGGGTGGAACGAGAACCACGAACACAACGTATGGCTGATCTTGCCAATGAAAAGGCCAGACTGCATCTCATCCAGCCTACCACCTGACTGTAGCTTTCGTTTCTTTTCGTGGCTAGGTCTCCAGCCAGTCTCTTCACTACAACTGAGGCCTCCTTGCCCATGCCTCCACATGCCGAAGAAACTAGAGGTGTGAACGAGCCATGCTCAATTTCATTTATCCTTTCTCCGTATTCTCTTTTTTTCTCTCTctccattttctgaaaaagcGACTTGAGGGGTTTGGACCTATAGCTTCTCGCGTGGGGGTAGAATCTTGTGTCAAAAAATGCGTTTCTGCATGCCTTGGGTCCAAAAGCCTCTCACTCTGATGTCTGCTCTGGTATCAGGGTCTGTGTTGGCTGTTCGATAGCGGAGGGACTCGCCTGTCAAAGGTTGTAACTTGGGCTCAGTCTCAACGTCGTTATGTATTTCCTTCATGCAGGATGCTAGGAAGTTTGTTGTGTCGTCATGGCGCATGTGTATGAAGCCAGATAATTTGCAGATCTGGGAATGGTCTACCGTATAACTTTCACCACATGGGCAAGTTGTTGGTAGATTTTCCAGTGGCCAACAATAGCGAAGGTTGATGTGGTCATGAAAATCTGCTTTGGCATCAAAGAAAAATCCGTGCTCTGCAACAGGTATTGTATTAAGTGTGCTTGAGCCCCCTTTCTCACGTGCTAGGGCCATAGCGCGTTGTTGGGATTCTGGTAGGCGTCTCTGTAGATCATCTGCCTTTATTTTGTACAATACGTCGTGATGTTTCCGCATGGCCATCTTTTGATTGAGGTCCTGGTCAATGCTCGTCATGACATCTGTCCCGTTGTCAGTAATCAGCTGGGTGAGTTTTGCTGTGCATTCAATTGAGTCAGCGTGTTTGCTCCTTGAATCCTTAACAGGATCGTTGAACGACATACCTCCCAGCCGTGTAGGCAGTGTCATCAGCTCCAGCTCTGTGTCATTTAGTTCATGTTTCACTATTTTTGGTATTAGTTTGTGATCAATAGCGTCCTTCAGTGGTTGCATGTGGTCCCCCGCGGTAGGCATGGTTCTTTGAATAAATGTCCATCGATGCTGTAGTCCAAACACGAAACCAGTGTATGCAGCATGGGGTTGGGTGGAGGCAATGTCAGCAAGCCGAGACACCTGTTCCCAAGCGGTAACTTTTTCCTAAGTATGTGGCAACAAATGCTGGGGACCCAATCGCTGCACCCAGGTGACGCTGTCCTGACTTATTTGCTAAATCTTCTCCATCCTCAGACATCTGGATGCCTGTGCCTTCGAATTCTTTAACTGCTGCTGCTCGGCATTCTGGTTTCAGTACGAGGAACGTTTTTGATGGTTTTGGGAAGTACCCATACGCGGGTCCTTGTTGCAGTGGATGTCCCAGTAGTTGCGTAAAATCTTCAGGTTCCCCCCAGCTGCGGCGTCATCGGCATACCATATTTGAACTGCACTGGGAGAATCATCCGTGGATAGCACACTCCTGCATTTGTCTATTAAAGGTACAGTGCTTAGTGCATACATCGCCATGGACGGGGACATCCCTGGGTGGTACCTTCTTCTGAGGACAGTTCCATTCCTCCTGAGACAAATAGTCTGGACGGCGACCAGTAGAAATTTAAGAGGACTGTTGCCAGAGGTGGGCATGTGTATCGGATGTTAAGGAGGGCCACTGCACGATTCAGACGATTAAATGCATTATCTGCGTCAACCAACAAAACTGCGTCTGTGCCTGCTGAAGCGAATACCTTTCtcagtgcatgtatagcaGCTTCACAACCAGACAGGTGGCCTGCACATACTTGCGTAGATCCTGCAGCTTTGGTAATATCTCTCTTGAGCACAGACACCAGGGACTTGCCAATAATACGTTTCAAAACTTCCCCTATTCCCACTGGTCGTACTCCAGGGTTCTTCGAAATGGGGATCAAACGATTGTTTAGAAGTGGGCTAAGCCCGACTGGGTCCACTTCCTATAATGCTATGTGCCTTGCCACTTCCGCCACCGCATCACATAAATCTTTTGATGCTGACTTAAAAGATACCATCATACGTCTCCATATATAAGCATCTCCCATGGAGGGACCAGCGGCACCGTGGGTTGCTAGTGCAGTCTTTCTTACAACCTCACCAGTTAGACTTTCGAATAAGATGGGGTTAACAATGAGTGCATCTCCTTGTATCAAGGCCTCTGGGTTTGCAGGTTTTGCTTTGGGGTGTTTTCTTTTTAGTTCAGTTCTTACTTCTGGTGTAAGTTCAAGTAGTCCACCCTTGCCATATTCAGTGATGAGGGAGATGGCTGAATGGACCTCTCCTTTCCGGATGAGAGTGGCAAACCGCCTATTTAGCTTCTTTTCTGTTATTCCTCGCTGTCTATCTAGCTCAGGTAATCTGGATTGAATGGTACGGGCCTCCTCTAGCAGCTCATTGATGTTACCCGCCTTCCACAAAGAAAGACGTCGTGCAAGGTGTTCATAGAACTCCTTGGTTCCTGCTTTGGCATGTGGTTTTTGTAACAATAGGCCTGGCATGACTATGATAGCTTGCATATATGGCCTCAATTGGATTTACACGCGAGAGTAATTAATTTGATAAACCACGCGCGAAGCTGAGTTGGTTTATCTGATTACTGAAATCCAATATACCACGACAGGCCATTTTAACCGGCTTAATTGTACGTATATAATGTTAGAGCTATTTCCTGTCATTCCTCATTAATGACTAtttgacgtcactgttgctaAGCCAAATTTTGGAGTCTATATTTAATAAAGACtgcaacaaaaattacccgttaGTGAGAAAAACAAGATTTGAAGAAGCTTTGAATTATCAAGCAGACTGTACCAGTTGACCTTACTGGACTAGACAAAAAGCGGTTTTCTAAAATAAAAACTTAGTTGTATCACAGAAATTTATATCTTGCTATCCTCTTTGTTCTATATCCACTCTTACGCATAGTAGATCTACCTAACATAACCTTTAGCTCAACTTAGCTTTCTGATCAGTGAAAAATGTTTAGATTTCATTTACCCTTAAGATTTAGGGCCCCCCCCCCATATATACACACTGCAAAGAATTATGAGCGTGGTTCATTTGGCTCTTATCCgaggtctataattataatgaaattgCGTCGTTAATTTAATCgagaaaattaattaatgacgtacgcataataattattttcggAGCATTGATTGTGCAAATGCATTATTTTATGCTCGTGTGTATCATTTACCTGCATGTTTATTTAGCTATAAACATACCTGATAAGGAGTATCCTACTCCCATACACATACCGCATTCCAAACTATTATCTGTTGATGTAGTTGTACAAACTGTCAAATAGGAAACGTATGGAGCCCATATCAAAATCCTTTTTTTAATGAACATAAGCTCCGTTTACACGACACCTAATCCGGGTCGAATCCGGATTGAATCTGCATGGGTTAGATTTTTCTGAGTAGTGGGCatagctgtgtgtgtttgtatgtatagagtgttacagctgctcagtgataaatgaagtgcaagtaagagtttctataggcttctaagGTTTTCTTAGATTGCAATTAGTGCATCTGCATTATACCGTAAAttaatgtaattacagcgccagacACTTCTAAGTGGCGCATCTTTTAGAACCCCAGCTGGCGCCTGCAGttattatgccttgaggcgtagccgcacgagggatacggtaaagctgactgtgtgtgtgtgtgtgtgtctgttccagctgtaaatgctcaacggttgcaataagacgaaaactaacagcttctataggcttctagccaccatagattgaatagggagagggattggaaacggaagtagtgtcacgtgacattttacattgaatttgcagcatggcaccagagagcctttgatgtcaatccgtgttacggttgctcaacacgcgggaaacaatgtttcatgaATATAATGATCACTACAAGATATTCAGAGCCCCCTAAAATGTCATTTTCATGCCCCCTAATGGTGAGCATCAGTTagaaaagaaaaaatacatttttgacttttgtgaagctagaggtacaaaacACGCTATGAGATCTTTATGTACCTATAATACTTCTAAtatagctaagactgtgcaactcatcggtacggtggccctgagcgttactattagttcaccttagctacttgatacttcgcctaccttagctactgggtagttcgcctaccttagctactgggtagttcacctaccttagctactgggtagttcgccaaccttagctactgggtagttcgccaaccttagctactgggtagttcgccaaccttagctactgggtagttcgccaaccttagctacttcgaagttgacctttgaactgtatgttaatGCTGCTGCTGGAGCCATGCAACTCAATATAAATGAGAGctccatgtatatatacaggtactgaggaTTATCTGCAGCCGGTTAGTGCTACCCTATGGGTAACAGCAATGCAAGATGAGAGTACCACACTTGATTCATTTGGAAGTTACATGTTATTCACAATACTAGCTCGTCTAATAGCTTGGGGCAATAGAGCTAGGATTAAGAGACCTTTTTcttctcttccccctcccctctgagaaaaggtctggccctaGACTAATACAACACATGCAGTTCAAGTTGTTCACGTTTATATCTCCTAATCCCATTGCAGCACAAGAATTCTGTACTATACAATGGTTCTGGTGTGGTACTCTAGTCTTGCATTGCTGTTAGATAAtcctcagtacctgtataCGTGCTATGTAGCTCTCATTATTGATCTCTAGTCACTATGTACAGTACGGCTACAGCAGTATTAAATAGAATTAACAtgcagttcaaaggtcaattgcgaagtagctaaggtaggtgaactgtCAAGCAGcgaaggtaggtgaactatcaagtagctaaggtaggcgaactatcaagtagaactacccagtagctaaggtaggtgaactacccagtagctaaggtaggcgaagtatcaagtagctaaggtgaactaatagtaacgctcagggccaccgtacatCGGTGTACTGTGTCCCATATGGTCTCAAGTGTCAGTTGGAAGTGCAAGTTTTAGTACAAATGTAGTATAATCTAGCAGACAAGATTTTACCAACGTTAgatacacagcctcgattaaaccccgGCGTAATGCGGATATAATTCGAggtaacttccgtttccaatccctctccctattcaatctatgtAGCCAccttctcttggattttgatttgtggattaggccactccaagtgatactctggtttctggtccaccgcccgcatcagattttatccttggatttctatcttattggatttctatctcattatttctactacgcatgagCAGAATGGTCCACgcggtacaaaatagtgtgataatgatattcatttgaaaaataatgagattcataaggtgaaattgataatgacataatgagaaaagccgcccgtccgcatgcaattagaaaaacttcaggaccagaaaccagagtgtcacttggagtggccttagcaaactaaagcttctttctctagttaggccactccaagtgacactctggtttctggtcctgaagtttttctaattgcatgcgggcgggcggcttttctcattatgtcattatcaatttcaccttatgaatctcattattttgcaaatgaatatcattatcacactattttgtaccacatggaccattctgcgcatgcgtagtagaaataatgagatagaaatccaataatgagatagaaatccaagaataaaatctgatgcgggcggtggaccagaaaccagagtatcacttggagtggccttatggctagtttgactcacatgcattgaaggctgttgcagtctcttcagaatctttcgtagcatcaactgttcgcacaaagtttctatgcaacttataagttagccttgcactaaagcgctaggtttttgttagctacaaaagtcagaaaagagctgcaaagctagCTACACTGTTACTTTGTaatctggccacgcc
This region of Halichondria panicea chromosome 12, odHalPani1.1, whole genome shotgun sequence genomic DNA includes:
- the LOC135345447 gene encoding uncharacterized protein LOC135345447, producing MPGLLLQKPHAKAGTKEFYEHLARRLSLWKAGNINELLEEARTIQSRLPELDRQRGITEKKLNRRFATLIRKGEVHSAISLITEYGKGGLLELTPEVRTELKRKHPKAKPANPEALIQGDALIVNPILFESLTGEVVRKTALATHGAAGPSMGDAYIWRRMMVSFKSASKDLCDAVAEVARHIAL